In Nocardia sp. NBC_00403, one DNA window encodes the following:
- the rpsK gene encoding 30S ribosomal protein S11 produces the protein MPPKSRASGPKKTQKSRRREKKNVPHGHAHIKSTFNNTIVSITDPAGNVISWASSGHVGFKGSRKSTPFAAQLAAENAARKAQENGVKKVDVFVKGPGSGRETAIRSLQAAGLEVGTISDVTPQPHNGCRPPKRRRV, from the coding sequence ATGCCTCCGAAGTCACGGGCCTCCGGCCCGAAGAAGACCCAGAAGTCGCGTCGCCGGGAAAAGAAGAACGTCCCGCACGGCCACGCGCACATCAAGAGCACGTTCAACAACACCATCGTGTCGATCACCGATCCGGCAGGCAACGTCATTTCCTGGGCGTCGTCGGGCCACGTCGGCTTCAAGGGTTCGCGCAAGTCGACCCCGTTCGCCGCGCAGCTCGCCGCCGAGAACGCTGCCCGCAAGGCGCAGGAGAACGGCGTCAAGAAGGTCGACGTCTTCGTGAAGGGCCCGGGTTCGGGTCGCGAGACTGCGATCCGTTCGCTGCAGGCCGCAGGCCTCGAGGTCGGCACGATTTCCGATGTCACCCCGCAGCCGCACAACGGCTGCCGTCCGCCCAAGCGGCGTCGCGTCTAG
- the rpmJ gene encoding 50S ribosomal protein L36 encodes MKVQPSVKKICEKCKVIRRHGRVMVICDNLRHKQRQG; translated from the coding sequence GTGAAGGTTCAGCCGAGCGTCAAGAAGATCTGCGAGAAGTGCAAGGTGATCCGCCGTCACGGGCGGGTCATGGTGATCTGCGACAACCTGCGCCACAAGCAGCGCCAGGGCTGA
- a CDS encoding LLM class F420-dependent oxidoreductase, with product MAIEQLGRFGVWRDYTGFAPEQARELEELGYGTLWLGASPPAELSEVETLLDATESITVATSIVNIWSAPAKQVAESFHRIEARFPGRFLLGLGAGHPEQAGNYSKPYDALVDYLDELDEAGVPKQQRALAALGPRVLKLAADRTAGALPYLVTLAHTASARQVLGADALLATEHKVVLDTDPVRARATARPRVEFYLDLQNYVANLRRLGFGDEDLAKPGSDRLYDALVAHGAADSIADQLGAHLRAGADHVVVQVLDADSQQTLRALAPELAALS from the coding sequence ATGGCTATAGAGCAGCTCGGACGGTTCGGCGTATGGCGCGACTACACGGGGTTCGCCCCCGAGCAGGCGCGGGAGTTGGAGGAGCTGGGCTACGGCACCCTATGGCTGGGGGCCTCGCCGCCCGCCGAGCTGTCCGAGGTGGAGACGCTGCTGGACGCGACCGAGTCGATCACCGTGGCAACCAGCATCGTCAATATCTGGTCCGCACCCGCGAAGCAGGTGGCCGAGTCGTTCCATCGGATCGAGGCACGTTTTCCCGGCCGTTTCCTGCTCGGCCTCGGCGCCGGTCATCCGGAACAGGCAGGCAACTACAGCAAGCCCTATGACGCGCTCGTCGACTACCTGGATGAGCTGGACGAGGCCGGAGTGCCGAAGCAGCAGCGCGCCCTCGCCGCGCTCGGCCCGCGGGTGCTGAAGCTGGCGGCGGATCGCACCGCCGGCGCGCTGCCCTACTTGGTCACCCTCGCGCACACCGCGAGCGCTCGGCAGGTGCTCGGCGCGGACGCGCTGTTGGCGACCGAGCACAAGGTCGTGCTGGACACGGATCCGGTGCGGGCGCGCGCGACGGCTCGTCCGCGCGTCGAGTTCTATCTGGATCTGCAGAACTATGTTGCGAATCTGCGTCGCCTCGGGTTCGGCGACGAGGACCTCGCCAAGCCGGGCAGCGACCGGCTCTACGATGCGCTGGTCGCCCATGGCGCCGCCGATTCGATTGCCGATCAGCTGGGCGCGCATCTGCGCGCGGGCGCCGATCATGTTGTGGTGCAGGTGCTCGATGCCGACTCCCAGCAGACACTGCGCGCACTGGCGCCGGAGCTTGCCGCACTGTCCTGA
- the truA gene encoding tRNA pseudouridine(38-40) synthase TruA gives MDSVEPSRDSAQHQQESAEFGPGAAVSAPVPVGAAVRVRLDISYDGTDFTGWARQPGLRTVQGVLEESLSKVYREPVQLTVAGRTDAGVHAEGQVAHFDTTAEFDAGKLVHRMARFLPKDVRIKAARVAPPEFDARFSAIRRHYAYRLTTAPYGAEPLQARSVVACRSDVDVDAMRDASRKLLGLHNFAAFCRRRDGATTVRELQRYDWERDGDALTAYVSADAFCWSMVRSLVGAVLAVGEGRRTPDWVADLLNETERSSSVTVAPAHGLSLIAVDYPADADLAARNAETREMRSVPVPDEGCCGD, from the coding sequence ATGGATTCTGTTGAACCGTCACGGGATTCAGCTCAGCATCAGCAGGAGTCGGCTGAGTTCGGACCGGGTGCGGCAGTATCGGCTCCGGTGCCGGTCGGCGCAGCGGTTCGCGTGCGCCTCGATATCAGTTACGACGGTACCGATTTCACCGGCTGGGCGCGTCAGCCCGGGCTGCGCACCGTGCAGGGCGTGTTGGAAGAGTCGCTCAGCAAGGTGTACCGCGAGCCGGTGCAGCTGACTGTCGCAGGCCGCACCGATGCGGGCGTGCACGCCGAAGGGCAGGTCGCGCACTTCGATACGACCGCCGAGTTCGATGCCGGGAAACTGGTGCATCGGATGGCGCGCTTTCTACCGAAAGATGTGCGTATCAAGGCCGCTCGCGTTGCACCCCCCGAATTCGATGCCCGCTTTTCCGCGATCCGCCGGCACTACGCCTATCGCCTGACCACCGCGCCTTACGGCGCCGAACCGCTGCAGGCGCGCAGCGTGGTCGCCTGCCGGTCCGACGTCGATGTCGACGCCATGCGCGACGCCTCGCGAAAACTCCTCGGGCTGCACAACTTTGCCGCATTCTGTCGCCGCCGTGACGGCGCGACCACGGTGCGCGAACTTCAGCGCTACGACTGGGAGCGCGACGGTGACGCACTGACCGCTTACGTCAGCGCCGATGCCTTCTGCTGGTCGATGGTTCGCAGTCTGGTCGGCGCCGTGCTCGCTGTCGGGGAGGGACGACGCACGCCAGACTGGGTTGCCGATCTGCTGAACGAAACCGAGCGTTCGAGCTCGGTTACCGTTGCCCCGGCGCACGGCTTGAGCCTGATCGCCGTCGACTATCCGGCCGACGCCGACCTCGCGGCTCGTAATGCTGAGACTCGCGAAATGCGTTCGGTCCCAGTGCCGGACGAAGGCTGCTGCGGCGACTGA
- a CDS encoding Hsp20/alpha crystallin family protein, which produces MLRFDPFHDIDTVARQLLGEAAGTTRAPRFMPMDLFRAGDHYVLNADLPGVDPGSVDVSVDNGTLTLRAQRSTPSDEGVQWIASERFAGTFMRQLSLGDNVDADKISATYNNGVLSVTIPIAEKAKPRRIAISGSSSQPKTIEAGSS; this is translated from the coding sequence GTGCTGAGATTCGATCCGTTTCATGACATCGATACTGTCGCCCGCCAATTGCTGGGCGAAGCCGCTGGTACCACGCGTGCTCCGCGATTCATGCCGATGGATCTGTTCAGGGCAGGCGACCATTACGTGCTGAACGCCGACCTGCCCGGAGTCGACCCCGGTTCGGTCGACGTCAGTGTCGACAACGGCACACTCACGTTGCGCGCGCAACGCAGCACGCCCAGCGACGAAGGTGTCCAGTGGATTGCCTCCGAGCGCTTCGCGGGCACATTCATGCGCCAGCTCTCGCTCGGCGACAACGTCGATGCCGACAAGATCAGCGCGACCTACAACAACGGCGTGCTTTCGGTGACGATCCCGATTGCCGAGAAGGCCAAGCCGCGCCGCATCGCAATCTCCGGCTCGTCGTCGCAGCCGAAGACCATCGAAGCAGGTTCGTCGTAA
- a CDS encoding DNA-directed RNA polymerase subunit alpha, whose product MLISQRPTLTEEVVAENRSKFTIEPLEPGFGYTLGNSLRRTLLSSIPGAAVTSIRIDGVLHEFTTVPGVKEDVTDIILNLKGLVVSSEEDEPVTMYVRKQGPGTVTAGDIVPPAGVVVHNPDMHIATLNDKGKLEIELVVERGRGYVPAVQNKASGAEIGRIPVDSIYSPVLKVTYKVEATRVEQRTDFDRLILDVETKNSITARDALASAGKTLVELFGLARELNVEAEGIEIGPSPAEADHIASFGLPIEDLDLTVRSYNCLKREGVHTVGELVARTESDLLDIRNFGQKSIDEVKVKLHALGLSLKDSPASFDPSSVVGYDASTGTWSDSGTFSDTDGGEQDYAETEQL is encoded by the coding sequence ATGCTGATTTCACAGCGTCCGACGCTGACCGAAGAGGTCGTCGCCGAGAACCGCTCGAAGTTCACCATCGAACCGCTCGAGCCGGGCTTCGGTTACACCCTCGGCAACTCGCTGCGCCGTACCCTGCTGTCCTCGATCCCGGGGGCCGCGGTTACGAGCATTCGCATCGACGGCGTCCTGCACGAGTTCACCACGGTTCCCGGCGTGAAGGAAGATGTCACCGACATCATCCTGAACCTCAAGGGACTGGTCGTGTCCTCGGAAGAGGACGAGCCGGTCACGATGTACGTGCGCAAGCAGGGTCCGGGCACCGTCACCGCCGGTGACATCGTCCCGCCCGCCGGTGTTGTCGTGCACAACCCGGACATGCACATCGCCACCCTGAACGACAAGGGCAAGCTGGAGATCGAGCTCGTCGTCGAGCGTGGTCGCGGTTACGTCCCTGCCGTGCAGAACAAGGCTTCCGGCGCGGAAATCGGCCGGATCCCGGTGGATTCGATCTACTCGCCGGTGCTCAAGGTGACCTACAAGGTCGAGGCCACCCGTGTCGAGCAGCGCACCGACTTCGACCGTCTGATCCTGGACGTGGAGACCAAGAACTCCATCACCGCACGGGATGCGCTCGCTTCGGCGGGCAAGACCCTGGTCGAGCTCTTCGGCCTGGCCCGTGAGCTGAACGTCGAGGCCGAAGGCATCGAGATCGGCCCGTCGCCGGCCGAGGCGGATCACATCGCTTCGTTCGGTCTGCCGATCGAGGACCTGGACCTCACCGTCCGGTCCTACAACTGCCTCAAGCGCGAGGGTGTGCACACCGTGGGCGAGCTCGTTGCCCGCACCGAGTCGGACCTGCTGGACATCCGCAACTTCGGCCAGAAGTCCATCGACGAGGTCAAGGTCAAGCTGCATGCGCTCGGCCTCTCGCTCAAGGACAGCCCGGCGTCGTTCGATCCTTCTTCCGTGGTGGGTTACGACGCGAGCACTGGAACGTGGAGCGACAGCGGCACGTTCAGTGACACCGATGGCGGCGAGCAGGACTACGCCGAGACCGAACAGCTCTAG
- a CDS encoding TAXI family TRAP transporter solute-binding subunit, giving the protein MRRRNFLALAAFGAVAGMSGCGTDAGGVNVRLASGEAGGLYHAFARLLAAVAEQAGGVRIEPVTTSGSQENLARLAAGEVDAALTLSDSVGERDRVSALGRVYENYLQLAVRADSPIHHVADLRGTRVNLGAAGSGAAVTGERLLWAAGLDPAVDVSIAHRPLREAVAALDFDEIDALLWAGGVPTSALEVPRRMRLVDLGELAVPMRERFGYLYDRVEIPADAYPGGPAVHTVGVANLLLAAPSLPDDAAAVIVDLLLSYADALVPAEAAGTQFLDARSLIGTGSVPLHPGAAAVYRRRHG; this is encoded by the coding sequence ATGCGCCGTCGGAACTTCTTGGCGCTGGCGGCTTTCGGGGCCGTTGCCGGGATGTCGGGGTGCGGCACGGATGCGGGTGGTGTCAACGTCCGGTTGGCTTCCGGTGAGGCGGGTGGGCTTTATCACGCGTTCGCGCGGCTGCTCGCGGCTGTTGCGGAGCAAGCGGGCGGGGTGCGGATCGAACCGGTGACGACCTCGGGCTCGCAGGAGAATCTGGCCCGCCTTGCCGCGGGCGAGGTGGATGCGGCGCTGACGCTGTCGGATTCGGTGGGGGAGCGCGATCGGGTGTCGGCGCTCGGTCGCGTCTACGAGAACTACCTGCAACTCGCGGTGCGGGCGGACAGTCCGATTCACCACGTCGCCGACCTGCGCGGCACCCGGGTGAACCTCGGAGCCGCGGGCTCGGGTGCCGCGGTCACCGGCGAGCGGCTGCTGTGGGCCGCGGGCTTGGATCCGGCGGTGGATGTGTCGATTGCGCATCGGCCGTTGCGGGAGGCGGTGGCGGCGTTGGACTTCGATGAAATCGACGCGCTGCTCTGGGCGGGCGGCGTGCCAACCAGTGCACTCGAGGTGCCGCGGCGGATGCGCCTGGTCGACCTGGGTGAGTTGGCTGTGCCGATGCGAGAGCGGTTCGGCTATCTCTACGACCGTGTCGAGATTCCCGCCGATGCCTATCCCGGCGGCCCCGCGGTGCACACGGTGGGCGTCGCGAATCTGCTGCTCGCCGCGCCGTCCCTGCCGGACGATGCCGCAGCGGTGATCGTCGACCTGCTGCTTTCCTACGCCGACGCGCTGGTCCCGGCCGAGGCCGCGGGCACCCAATTCCTGGATGCCCGCTCACTGATCGGAACTGGCTCGGTACCACTGCATCCCGGTGCGGCAGCGGTATATCGGCGCAGACACGGTTGA
- a CDS encoding response regulator transcription factor — MRLAVVEDDDGVGDALVEALNARGYRAERMRRGTDLLMAHRGYDAVILDLGLPDADGLQVLRQLREVSSIPVLILTARSDERSIVRGLRGGADDYLVKPPRIAELMARLETVMRRAAVAAEPTRAEVVTGDVRVDLAARVVEVGGTPIALTQKEFELVEVLVERPGAAVSRQQLMDRIWGDAFVAVSRSLDVHMTALRAKLARPGLITTIRGYGYRWGQ; from the coding sequence GTGCGGCTTGCTGTGGTCGAAGACGACGACGGTGTTGGCGACGCCCTGGTAGAGGCGCTCAACGCCCGCGGATACCGCGCCGAGCGCATGCGAAGGGGCACGGATCTGCTGATGGCGCATCGCGGCTACGACGCGGTGATCCTCGATCTCGGCCTGCCCGACGCCGACGGGCTGCAGGTGCTGCGGCAGTTGCGCGAGGTGAGCTCGATACCGGTGTTGATCCTGACCGCCCGCAGCGACGAACGTTCCATCGTGCGCGGGCTGCGCGGCGGCGCCGACGACTACCTGGTGAAGCCACCGCGGATCGCCGAGCTGATGGCTCGGCTGGAGACGGTCATGCGGCGCGCGGCGGTGGCAGCGGAGCCGACGCGCGCGGAGGTGGTGACCGGGGATGTGCGGGTGGATCTCGCCGCACGGGTGGTCGAGGTCGGTGGGACGCCGATCGCGTTGACGCAGAAGGAGTTCGAGTTGGTGGAGGTGCTCGTCGAGCGGCCGGGCGCCGCCGTCAGTCGCCAGCAACTGATGGACCGCATCTGGGGTGACGCGTTCGTCGCGGTGTCGCGGTCGCTGGACGTGCACATGACCGCATTGCGCGCGAAGCTGGCCAGGCCCGGTCTGATCACCACCATTCGTGGCTACGGCTATCGGTGGGGACAATGA
- the rpsM gene encoding 30S ribosomal protein S13, which yields MARLMGVDLPREKRMEIALTYIYGIGRTRSKEILAATGVSPDLRSKDLSDDQVTQLRDYIESSPELKVEGDLRREVQADIRRKIEIGCYQGLRHRRGLPVRGQRTKTNARTRKGPKRTVAGKKK from the coding sequence ATGGCACGTCTCATGGGCGTTGATCTCCCGCGCGAAAAGCGCATGGAGATCGCGCTGACTTACATCTACGGCATCGGCCGTACCCGCTCCAAGGAGATCCTCGCGGCGACCGGCGTCAGCCCGGACCTGCGCAGCAAGGACCTCAGCGACGATCAGGTCACGCAGCTGCGTGACTACATCGAGAGCTCGCCCGAGCTCAAGGTCGAAGGTGACCTGCGCCGCGAGGTGCAGGCCGACATCCGTCGCAAGATCGAGATCGGCTGCTACCAGGGTCTGCGCCACCGTCGTGGTCTGCCCGTCCGTGGCCAGCGCACCAAGACCAACGCGCGTACCCGCAAGGGCCCGAAGCGCACCGTCGCCGGCAAGAAGAAGTAG
- a CDS encoding ATP-binding protein: MRRRLLIALTVFAALAVLAFAVPLSLTFATSRTQELVLGRSGDADRFATLADVAAADGDVRALAEEVGRYHELYDEPVLVVDARGAPTVNAAVDIDDAAIVAAVAAARRNQRPQPIDRLTPWGAPTMLVARPVGTGVQVNGAVVIEASTARARADIAKAWALIAAGAVVAMAVFTLLALTLSRWVLRPLAALSHAVADLTATLPKPRTEVAAPSIARRHGGPPEMRAVAESFDAMALAVADSADAQRQLVADTAHAMRNPLAALTIRLDSLEPAIPAAATATFHRASAEVERLTALLDGLLSLAVAETPAAFEAARAAGGTENHCDAVQVVADRIDAWYSAFESAGMQLGARVEPVVGDDAAGGVEAGGYCAAGGVGVGGNTGAGGVGGVGDDAAGGVGVGGNTGAGGVGRVGDDAAGGVGVGGNTGAGGVGRVGDDAAGGVGVGGNTGAGGAGRVGDDAAGGVEVAGNNAASRVPVAGTHVTSSSRVAGYDGSTDLQVDRNGAEVALPADVLAQILDVPLSNSCRYAGSGTHTTITVDTEPGWVTVTVRDDGAGVAPEEIDKLATRFYRGATAPAGGSGLGLPIATALTQARGGTLTVEPVDPHGLAIRIRLPRVVE, translated from the coding sequence ATGCGTCGACGGCTACTGATCGCGTTGACAGTGTTCGCGGCGCTGGCGGTGCTCGCGTTCGCGGTGCCGCTGTCGCTGACCTTCGCCACCAGCCGGACCCAGGAGCTGGTGCTCGGCCGTTCCGGGGACGCCGATCGGTTCGCCACCCTGGCCGATGTCGCGGCCGCGGACGGGGATGTCCGTGCGCTGGCCGAGGAAGTCGGCCGCTACCACGAGCTCTACGACGAGCCCGTGCTCGTTGTCGACGCGCGCGGCGCACCGACGGTCAATGCGGCCGTGGATATCGATGATGCCGCCATTGTCGCCGCGGTGGCCGCCGCGCGCCGCAATCAGCGACCGCAGCCGATCGACCGGCTGACTCCGTGGGGCGCGCCGACCATGCTGGTCGCGCGGCCGGTCGGGACCGGCGTGCAGGTCAATGGCGCCGTGGTGATCGAGGCGTCCACCGCGCGGGCCCGCGCCGATATCGCGAAGGCGTGGGCGCTGATCGCGGCGGGAGCTGTCGTCGCCATGGCGGTGTTCACGCTGCTGGCACTGACTCTGAGCCGCTGGGTGCTGCGACCGCTGGCCGCGTTGTCGCATGCGGTCGCGGACCTGACCGCAACACTGCCGAAACCACGCACCGAAGTAGCCGCACCCTCGATCGCCCGCCGCCACGGCGGGCCGCCGGAAATGCGGGCCGTCGCGGAATCGTTCGACGCCATGGCGCTCGCCGTCGCCGACTCGGCGGACGCCCAACGTCAGCTCGTCGCCGACACCGCCCACGCCATGCGTAACCCACTGGCCGCTTTGACAATTCGTCTCGATTCGCTGGAGCCCGCCATCCCGGCGGCTGCGACCGCAACCTTTCATCGCGCGAGTGCCGAGGTCGAACGTCTGACCGCGCTGCTCGACGGCCTACTCAGCCTGGCCGTAGCCGAAACCCCCGCTGCCTTCGAAGCCGCACGCGCCGCCGGTGGCACCGAAAACCATTGCGACGCGGTACAAGTAGTCGCCGATCGGATCGATGCCTGGTATTCCGCTTTCGAGAGTGCGGGCATGCAACTGGGTGCGCGGGTCGAGCCGGTCGTTGGAGATGATGCCGCCGGCGGTGTGGAGGCCGGTGGATACTGTGCCGCTGGCGGTGTGGGGGTCGGTGGAAACACTGGCGCTGGCGGTGTGGGGGGCGTTGGAGACGATGCTGCCGGCGGTGTGGGGGTCGGTGGAAACACTGGCGCTGGCGGTGTGGGGCGCGTTGGAGACGATGCTGCCGGCGGTGTGGGGGTCGGTGGAAACACTGGCGCTGGCGGTGTGGGGCGCGTTGGAGACGATGCTGCCGGCGGTGTGGGGGTCGGTGGAAACACTGGCGCTGGCGGTGCAGGGCGCGTTGGAGACGATGCCGCCGGCGGTGTTGAGGTCGCTGGAAACAATGCCGCCAGCCGTGTGCCGGTCGCTGGAACCCACGTGACCAGCAGCTCGCGGGTCGCTGGATACGATGGTTCGACCGACTTGCAGGTTGATCGAAATGGCGCGGAGGTTGCGCTTCCCGCGGACGTCCTTGCGCAAATACTCGATGTGCCCCTGAGCAATTCGTGCCGCTACGCGGGTTCCGGCACACACACGACGATTACCGTCGACACCGAGCCCGGTTGGGTGACGGTGACCGTCCGCGACGACGGCGCCGGAGTGGCCCCTGAGGAGATCGACAAACTCGCCACCCGCTTCTATCGCGGCGCCACCGCACCCGCGGGTGGCTCTGGCCTCGGTCTCCCGATCGCCACTGCCCTGACTCAGGCCCGCGGCGGCACGTTGACCGTCGAGCCGGTCGACCCGCACGGCCTCGCGATCCGCATCCGGCTACCAAGGGTGGTCGAGTGA
- a CDS encoding MFS transporter, which translates to MTTTQPVSERRVIANVLRGSIGNLVEWYDWYVYAAFSVYFAKSFFPAEDPTAQLLSAAALFAVGFLMRPIGGWLLGRYADRFGRRSALTLSVSVMAAGSLLIALTPGYQTIGLAAPIILLLARLLQGLSVGGEYATSATYLSEVASSGKRGFYSSFQYVTLVAGQLVALGVQIVLQQFLDNAQMDNWGWRIPFVIGAAGALVVMWLRRGMDESEQFEAVIEAERSDTATALPHGRDAAAAMSGKPAPPRGSLRMLLQYPRECLLVMGLTLGGTVAFYTYTTYMQKFMIYTSGISKPTVAWINFIALLVFVVLQPLAGGLSDRIGRRKLLMFFGVAGALLTVPIMTVLAHTKNPIAAWALMMLALVIITGYTSINAIVKAELFPTKIRALGVGLPYALTVAIFGGTAEMIAVALKKAGHESLFFWYVAGCIGISLITYYFMRETSKESTIDAEAPAADTASAPDEQELAPARA; encoded by the coding sequence GTGACTACGACACAGCCCGTAAGCGAGCGCCGGGTGATTGCGAACGTGCTTCGCGGATCGATCGGCAATCTCGTCGAGTGGTACGACTGGTATGTCTACGCCGCTTTCAGCGTGTACTTCGCGAAATCATTCTTCCCCGCGGAAGATCCGACGGCGCAGCTGTTATCGGCCGCCGCTCTGTTCGCGGTCGGCTTTTTGATGCGTCCGATCGGCGGCTGGCTACTCGGCCGCTACGCCGACCGGTTCGGTCGCCGCTCGGCGCTGACCCTTTCGGTCAGCGTGATGGCGGCGGGCTCGCTGCTGATCGCGCTGACCCCGGGGTATCAGACGATCGGACTCGCCGCACCGATCATCCTGCTGCTGGCCCGACTGCTGCAAGGGTTGTCGGTCGGCGGTGAATATGCCACCAGCGCAACGTATTTGTCGGAGGTGGCCTCTTCCGGCAAGCGCGGGTTCTACTCGAGCTTCCAGTACGTCACCCTGGTCGCCGGCCAGTTGGTCGCGCTGGGTGTGCAGATCGTCCTGCAGCAGTTCCTCGACAACGCCCAGATGGACAACTGGGGCTGGCGGATTCCGTTCGTCATCGGCGCGGCCGGTGCACTGGTCGTGATGTGGCTGCGGCGCGGCATGGACGAGTCCGAGCAGTTCGAGGCCGTCATCGAGGCGGAGCGGAGCGACACGGCCACCGCTTTGCCGCACGGTCGAGACGCGGCGGCCGCGATGAGCGGCAAGCCCGCGCCGCCGCGTGGCTCGCTGCGGATGCTGTTGCAGTACCCCCGGGAGTGCCTGCTCGTGATGGGCCTGACCTTGGGCGGCACCGTGGCTTTCTACACTTACACCACCTACATGCAGAAGTTCATGATCTACACCTCCGGCATCTCCAAGCCGACGGTGGCGTGGATCAACTTCATCGCGTTGCTGGTGTTTGTGGTGTTGCAGCCGCTGGCCGGCGGGCTGTCGGACCGGATCGGCCGCCGCAAGCTGCTGATGTTCTTCGGTGTGGCAGGCGCCCTGCTGACCGTGCCGATCATGACCGTGCTCGCCCACACCAAGAACCCGATCGCCGCGTGGGCGCTGATGATGCTGGCGCTGGTCATCATCACCGGCTACACCTCGATCAATGCGATCGTGAAGGCCGAGCTGTTCCCGACCAAGATCCGCGCGCTCGGCGTCGGGCTGCCGTACGCGCTGACGGTCGCCATCTTCGGCGGCACCGCGGAGATGATCGCGGTCGCGCTGAAGAAGGCCGGCCACGAGTCGCTGTTCTTCTGGTACGTCGCGGGCTGCATCGGTATCTCGCTGATCACGTACTACTTCATGCGGGAAACGTCGAAGGAGTCGACCATCGACGCCGAGGCACCAGCGGCGGACACCGCGTCCGCGCCCGATGAACAGGAACTCGCGCCCGCGCGCGCCTGA
- the rpsD gene encoding 30S ribosomal protein S4, producing the protein MARYTGPITRKSRRLRVDLVGGDQAFERRPYPPGQHGRARIKESEYLLQLQEKQKARFAYGVMEKQFSRYYKEANRLKGKTGDNLLRLLECRLDNVVYRAGLARTRRQARQLVSHGHFTVNNKSVNVPSFQVTQYDIIDVKEKSLGTLPFQVARETVGDRPVPGWLQVIPGRLRILVHQVPERAQIDVPLQEQLIVEYYSK; encoded by the coding sequence ATGGCTCGTTATACAGGCCCCATCACCCGCAAGTCGCGTCGTCTGCGTGTCGACCTCGTCGGAGGCGACCAGGCGTTCGAGCGTCGCCCCTACCCGCCCGGCCAGCACGGCCGCGCGCGGATCAAGGAGAGCGAGTACCTGCTCCAGCTGCAGGAGAAGCAGAAGGCTCGCTTCGCCTACGGCGTCATGGAGAAGCAGTTCAGCCGGTACTACAAGGAGGCCAACCGCCTCAAGGGCAAGACCGGTGACAACCTGCTGCGTCTGCTCGAGTGCCGACTGGACAACGTGGTGTACCGCGCGGGTCTCGCGCGTACCCGTCGTCAGGCTCGCCAGCTGGTCAGCCACGGCCACTTCACGGTCAACAACAAGAGCGTGAATGTGCCCAGCTTCCAGGTGACCCAGTACGACATCATCGATGTCAAGGAGAAGTCGCTCGGCACGCTGCCGTTCCAGGTTGCTCGCGAGACCGTCGGCGACCGTCCGGTTCCCGGTTGGCTGCAGGTGATCCCGGGCCGTCTGCGCATCCTGGTTCACCAGGTGCCGGAGCGCGCTCAGATCGATGTGCCGCTGCAGGAACAGCTGATCGTCGAGTACTACTCCAAGTAG
- the rplQ gene encoding 50S ribosomal protein L17: MPKPKKGARFGGSASHQKAIFANLATALFEHGRISTTEAKAKALRPYAEKLVTKAKAGTLADRREVLKVIRNKDVVHELFATIGPSFEGREGGYTRITKTLPRKGDNAPMAIIELVREKTVTNEADRARRVAASKAEAPVAEVVEETADEAVAETAEVEAPAADAAEEKADDKA; this comes from the coding sequence ATGCCCAAGCCCAAGAAGGGTGCTCGCTTCGGCGGGTCGGCGTCGCACCAGAAGGCGATCTTCGCCAATCTGGCGACGGCGCTCTTCGAGCACGGTCGTATTTCGACCACCGAGGCCAAGGCCAAGGCGCTGCGCCCCTACGCCGAAAAGCTTGTCACCAAGGCGAAGGCCGGCACTCTTGCCGACCGTCGCGAGGTGCTCAAGGTGATCCGCAACAAGGACGTCGTGCACGAGCTCTTCGCCACGATCGGCCCCTCGTTCGAGGGTCGCGAGGGTGGTTACACCCGCATCACCAAGACGCTGCCCCGCAAGGGTGACAACGCGCCGATGGCGATCATCGAGCTGGTTCGCGAGAAGACCGTGACCAACGAGGCCGACCGCGCTCGCCGTGTTGCCGCGTCCAAGGCCGAGGCGCCTGTCGCCGAGGTTGTCGAGGAGACCGCCGACGAGGCTGTCGCCGAGACCGCCGAGGTCGAGGCCCCGGCTGCCGACGCCGCTGAGGAGAAGGCCGACGACAAGGCCTGA